One Owenweeksia hongkongensis DSM 17368 genomic region harbors:
- a CDS encoding outer membrane protein assembly factor BamD has protein sequence MKQALLFTLIIFGLFNSHIQAQCRYDSKVQEFRNKANNAGTKESSNGSQGYFQYANYYEQMCWCESELSDADMERLVATINGCVQIVNSQYSSLAGKLPTMTKAKCKGMSKSSSTNNSTNSNSQSPSLQQDMMQLMNNFNNAMSLKRQGEAMAHAFANEVKRFGELGTASNPQELLNNFNHNMSQISELQAQNKIDNLNQIGNTAVSALNDLNSGNTDGALLSAAAYLDQREAQKEAQREAEYQKQKLIQQHKEKMSQFYWKAVELNDQSINAYYRNAAFTFSKNEENYNLAYVAHHQCFADYMKNNFSYSNTLWTQNNCAKPQETFSLENNLIPLDVQYINTAKRKYQLYTSTGSTYFKEAAVRFAGSAVDEKPSAEYFYLMGHYAGIDDPIVAFTAFETAKEMDAGMFNSTEKYEEYMGVKLRLSYLLKEAIDNNDVNYLKIATAASLHKTIDVYGMPAIAYAIQQDNPDAVQLFLNDYIKDQTQYKVKVQVRETMIIAAINNSEATLQRFVEMDFSVDYKIKSQTPFEAARKAQANDAAILIAINSKHTTKYQTQIIDAAAEAHDYITLRKLQRKTSSTEHSQRITNLMTDFDEKAYAKASEINTKESYEYYISNFPLGKYLNDARSRISKIEETRSYNLVVEYKSIDRAKEFLQNYPESKYAKEVQLLLFDQLYEQGNSEYASKETFKAKSSYKAAYELKEAVENERPKELRNLKSQINTLNSHVALHFEFDSNGGFGFGTIGLKTKGVGFYWTGSLNVPYAFSEIPIYILDEDNVLKKDAGGPENSFIILDKTESIRSAIWLGLSLGATYKIAKPLWLSAGVGVGAYGQVDSYTFKEANNPSDLPTAEVQTQEVHNKVESGAVVYFEAGAYFRITKGLFLKGGVTTSSKMTFVQFGIATSIFKY, from the coding sequence ATGAAACAAGCATTACTATTTACACTAATCATTTTCGGTTTATTTAACTCCCATATCCAAGCTCAATGCCGATACGACTCAAAAGTTCAAGAATTCAGAAACAAGGCTAATAATGCCGGAACCAAAGAAAGTAGCAACGGTTCTCAAGGCTATTTTCAATATGCCAATTATTACGAACAAATGTGTTGGTGCGAGAGCGAGCTATCTGACGCTGACATGGAGAGGCTTGTAGCCACAATAAATGGATGTGTTCAAATTGTAAACTCCCAATATTCAAGCTTGGCAGGAAAGTTACCCACCATGACGAAAGCAAAGTGCAAAGGGATGTCAAAAAGTAGCAGCACTAACAATAGCACCAATTCTAATTCTCAAAGCCCTTCTCTACAACAAGATATGATGCAGTTGATGAATAACTTTAACAATGCCATGTCACTAAAGCGTCAAGGTGAGGCTATGGCTCATGCTTTTGCCAATGAGGTTAAACGCTTTGGAGAATTAGGCACTGCCTCCAACCCACAAGAGCTCCTGAATAATTTCAACCACAACATGTCTCAGATCTCAGAATTGCAAGCACAAAACAAGATAGATAACTTAAATCAAATTGGTAATACAGCAGTAAGTGCACTTAACGATTTAAATTCCGGAAATACTGATGGGGCACTACTGAGTGCTGCTGCATATCTCGATCAACGAGAAGCTCAAAAGGAAGCTCAACGCGAAGCTGAGTATCAAAAGCAAAAACTTATTCAGCAGCATAAAGAAAAGATGTCTCAGTTTTACTGGAAGGCAGTAGAGTTAAATGATCAAAGTATTAATGCCTACTACAGAAATGCTGCTTTTACTTTTTCAAAAAATGAAGAAAACTACAACCTCGCCTATGTAGCCCACCATCAGTGTTTTGCTGATTATATGAAGAATAATTTCAGCTACAGTAATACGTTGTGGACACAAAACAACTGCGCAAAACCACAGGAAACATTTTCTCTTGAAAACAACCTTATCCCACTGGATGTGCAGTATATCAATACCGCAAAGCGCAAATACCAACTTTATACAAGCACTGGCAGCACCTACTTCAAGGAAGCTGCGGTGCGTTTTGCAGGCTCCGCTGTAGATGAAAAACCTTCCGCTGAGTACTTCTACTTAATGGGACATTATGCTGGTATTGACGACCCCATTGTAGCCTTTACAGCTTTTGAAACTGCCAAAGAAATGGATGCAGGCATGTTTAATTCAACTGAAAAGTATGAGGAGTATATGGGGGTTAAGCTACGTCTCTCCTATTTATTAAAGGAGGCGATTGATAATAATGATGTGAACTATTTAAAAATCGCTACCGCTGCTAGTCTTCACAAAACAATCGATGTATATGGTATGCCTGCCATTGCATATGCAATTCAGCAAGACAATCCTGATGCCGTACAGCTCTTTTTAAATGACTATATCAAAGATCAAACACAATATAAAGTGAAAGTTCAAGTGCGTGAAACCATGATCATTGCTGCTATCAATAACTCAGAAGCTACGTTACAACGCTTTGTAGAAATGGACTTTTCTGTAGATTATAAAATAAAGAGCCAGACACCATTTGAGGCTGCACGAAAAGCTCAGGCAAATGATGCAGCAATTCTTATCGCAATAAACTCCAAACACACCACTAAATATCAAACACAAATTATTGATGCAGCAGCTGAAGCTCACGACTACATTACTCTGCGCAAGCTACAGCGAAAAACCTCCAGTACGGAGCATAGCCAGCGTATTACAAACCTCATGACTGATTTTGATGAAAAAGCTTATGCAAAAGCCTCTGAAATAAACACCAAAGAATCATACGAATACTACATTTCTAACTTTCCTCTTGGAAAATACCTGAATGATGCCAGATCTAGAATTTCAAAGATCGAAGAGACCCGTAGTTACAATCTAGTTGTAGAATATAAATCTATTGATAGAGCTAAGGAATTTCTTCAGAACTATCCAGAAAGCAAATATGCAAAGGAAGTTCAGCTATTATTATTCGACCAACTGTATGAACAAGGAAATTCTGAATATGCCAGTAAGGAGACTTTTAAAGCGAAGAGCAGTTATAAGGCAGCTTACGAATTAAAAGAGGCTGTTGAAAATGAACGGCCTAAGGAACTGAGAAACCTAAAATCACAAATTAATACTCTCAACTCTCATGTGGCTCTGCACTTTGAGTTTGACAGTAACGGAGGTTTTGGATTTGGAACTATTGGCTTAAAAACCAAAGGAGTCGGTTTTTATTGGACTGGCAGTTTAAACGTTCCTTACGCGTTTAGTGAAATACCCATTTATATCTTAGATGAGGATAATGTTCTCAAAAAAGATGCTGGTGGCCCTGAAAACAGCTTCATCATTTTGGACAAAACAGAAAGTATTCGCAGTGCAATCTGGTTAGGGTTATCATTAGGTGCAACCTACAAAATTGCCAAACCACTATGGCTATCAGCAGGTGTAGGTGTGGGAGCCTATGGTCAAGTGGATAGCTATACCTTTAAGGAAGCCAATAATCCATCGGATTTACCCACAGCAGAAGTGCAAACACAAGAGGTTCATAACAAAGTTGAATCGGGCGCTGTAGTATATTTTGAAGCTGGTGCTTACTTCCGGATTACCAAAGGTTTGTTTCTCAAAGGTGGAGTAACTACCTCTTCCAAAATGACGTTTGTACAATTTGGTATTGCAACATCTATTTTCAAGTACTAG
- a CDS encoding WG repeat-containing protein, protein MTKHLIIAICLIANFTHAQELTDKEILRKMQAKEIIWGEFYGTEVALVKMKSTKKWGMYEVDRYMYEENLQYKEIVPPRFDSIGWFEDKPFAIVKRKKKYGILLNPQEIYDAATKVKCDYDDIKVVEKDYEYYLKVKVDSKWGLLDWFDGIYVLDPSFDSAEDVPLFKIDDWNLDTYKNAKQTLNADIVVFDKNNGDGVFKARSRETQKWGLFQSLSSEAIDELIPMTYDSLRFTPVNNPYTIVYQNGKLGVYLSKWTFDDEAKQTVECIYEDYKRYDAEGKPALAVKKNGKWGWVDWKTGEEKSEFSFDTPEELPFPLYTQDY, encoded by the coding sequence ATGACCAAGCATCTTATAATCGCTATTTGCCTAATAGCCAACTTCACCCATGCCCAAGAGTTAACTGACAAAGAAATCCTCAGGAAAATGCAAGCCAAAGAAATCATTTGGGGTGAATTTTACGGTACCGAGGTAGCTTTGGTAAAAATGAAAAGCACCAAAAAGTGGGGTATGTACGAAGTAGATAGGTACATGTATGAAGAAAATCTGCAGTATAAAGAAATCGTTCCTCCCCGATTTGATTCCATTGGTTGGTTTGAGGATAAACCTTTTGCCATAGTAAAGCGGAAAAAAAAGTATGGCATCCTTCTCAATCCACAAGAGATTTACGATGCGGCCACCAAAGTGAAATGTGACTACGATGATATTAAAGTAGTTGAAAAGGATTATGAATATTACCTTAAGGTAAAAGTGGATTCTAAATGGGGTCTGCTAGACTGGTTTGATGGAATATATGTCCTTGACCCTTCATTTGATTCTGCTGAAGATGTCCCACTTTTCAAAATTGACGATTGGAATCTAGATACTTATAAAAACGCCAAACAAACTCTGAATGCAGACATCGTGGTATTTGACAAAAACAATGGTGATGGTGTTTTTAAAGCCCGTTCTCGCGAAACACAAAAGTGGGGTCTATTTCAAAGTTTAAGCAGCGAGGCCATTGACGAGTTGATTCCCATGACCTATGATAGCCTCAGGTTTACTCCTGTTAACAATCCCTACACCATTGTCTATCAAAACGGAAAGCTTGGTGTATACCTTTCTAAATGGACTTTTGATGATGAGGCCAAACAAACGGTAGAATGTATATATGAGGATTACAAGCGTTATGATGCAGAAGGTAAACCCGCGTTGGCTGTAAAGAAAAATGGAAAATGGGGCTGGGTTGATTGGAAAACAGGAGAAGAAAAATCTGAATTTAGCTTTGATACACCTGAGGAATTACCCTTTCCCTTATACACACAGGATTATTGA
- a CDS encoding ABC-F family ATP-binding cassette domain-containing protein has product MISANNVSLQFGKRVLFDEVNIKFHGERCYGLIGANGAGKSTFLKILSGEVSPTTGNVVLEPGKRMAVLSQNHDAFDDQTVLNTVIMGHKDLWNLMQEKDAIYAKPDFSEEDGIKASELEEKFAEMDGWNAESDAASLLSGLGITEADHYKMMVDMEGSMKVRVLLAQALFGNPDVLILDEPTNDLDLKTISWLEDFLMNFRNTVIVVSHDRHFLDTVCTNIADIDFQKIRTYTGNYTFWYESSQLALRQRSAANKKAEDKRKELQEFISRFSANASKSKQATSRKKLLEKINIDEIQASSRRYPAIIYNQQRDAGDQILEVENLSAHAEDGSVLFKDLNFKVNRGDKITFLSDNSLAITTLFEILNGNLQPDSGSFTYGQTITTSYLPNNNAPFFDTDDNLIDWLRQYSENKDEVYVRGFLGKMLFTGEESFKSARVLSGGEKVRCMLSRMMLKEGNVLMLDEPTNHLDLESIQALNNALKDFKGTILFTSHDHTFTQTVANRVIEFGVNGTLDKLMDYDDYISDAKIQEQREALSGNLV; this is encoded by the coding sequence ATGATTTCAGCAAACAATGTATCCCTTCAATTCGGCAAACGCGTTCTTTTTGACGAAGTTAACATCAAGTTTCATGGTGAAAGATGCTATGGATTAATTGGTGCCAACGGTGCCGGAAAATCTACTTTTCTAAAAATACTTAGTGGTGAGGTGAGCCCTACCACCGGTAATGTAGTATTGGAGCCAGGAAAAAGGATGGCCGTACTAAGTCAAAACCACGATGCTTTTGATGACCAAACTGTGCTAAACACAGTAATTATGGGGCACAAAGACCTTTGGAACCTGATGCAGGAAAAAGATGCCATTTACGCTAAGCCAGACTTTAGCGAAGAAGATGGTATCAAAGCTTCTGAGCTTGAAGAAAAGTTTGCTGAGATGGACGGCTGGAATGCTGAAAGTGATGCTGCTTCCCTACTTAGCGGCCTTGGAATTACCGAAGCTGACCACTACAAAATGATGGTAGACATGGAAGGTAGCATGAAGGTACGTGTGCTTTTGGCGCAGGCCCTTTTTGGTAATCCTGATGTACTTATTCTGGATGAGCCTACCAACGACCTGGATTTGAAAACCATTAGTTGGTTGGAAGATTTCCTAATGAACTTTAGAAATACAGTAATCGTAGTATCGCATGACCGTCACTTTTTGGACACTGTGTGTACCAACATTGCCGATATAGATTTCCAAAAAATACGCACCTACACGGGTAACTATACCTTTTGGTATGAAAGTAGCCAGCTAGCTTTGCGCCAGCGCTCAGCCGCCAACAAGAAAGCTGAAGATAAGCGTAAAGAACTTCAGGAATTTATTTCCCGCTTTAGCGCGAATGCCTCTAAAAGTAAGCAAGCAACCAGCCGTAAAAAGCTTTTGGAAAAAATCAACATTGACGAAATTCAGGCCAGTAGCCGTAGATATCCTGCTATTATATACAATCAGCAACGCGATGCTGGTGACCAAATTCTGGAAGTTGAAAACCTTAGCGCACACGCTGAAGATGGCTCTGTGCTTTTCAAAGATTTGAACTTTAAGGTAAACCGTGGCGATAAAATCACTTTCCTTAGTGATAACAGTTTGGCCATCACTACCCTATTCGAAATTTTGAATGGAAACCTTCAGCCGGATAGCGGAAGTTTTACTTACGGACAAACCATTACCACTTCTTATTTGCCCAATAACAACGCCCCGTTTTTTGATACCGATGACAACCTAATCGATTGGTTACGTCAATATTCTGAAAACAAGGACGAAGTTTATGTTCGTGGATTTTTGGGTAAGATGCTTTTCACTGGAGAAGAATCATTCAAATCTGCCAGAGTACTTTCTGGAGGTGAAAAAGTACGTTGTATGCTTTCTCGCATGATGCTAAAAGAAGGAAACGTATTGATGCTTGATGAGCCAACCAACCACTTGGATTTGGAATCCATTCAAGCTTTGAACAACGCTTTGAAAGACTTTAAAGGAACCATTCTATTTACATCTCATGACCACACTTTTACACAAACTGTAGCCAACCGTGTTATTGAATTTGGAGTAAATGGAACTTTGGATAAGTTGATGGATTATGATGATTACATCAGTGATGCTAAAATTCAGGAACAAAGAGAAGCTCTAAGCGGAAACTTGGTTTAA
- a CDS encoding GreA/GreB family elongation factor: protein MNKKELFENLNSILENKISILKEAFAEKREDLLSESKSTAGDKHETGRAMIQLEQEKLSSQLVQLQKQRDMLIRINPKKQCNTVQMGALVETDKGAYFISTGLGQIKHEGSLIFAIAPTSPVAQAMLGKSVNDTFEFNSTKQTIHSIA, encoded by the coding sequence ATGAACAAAAAAGAGCTTTTTGAAAACCTCAATAGTATTCTTGAAAACAAGATCTCAATACTGAAAGAAGCATTTGCTGAAAAACGTGAAGATCTTTTAAGCGAAAGCAAAAGCACGGCTGGTGATAAGCATGAAACGGGCAGAGCTATGATTCAACTGGAGCAGGAAAAGTTAAGTTCTCAATTAGTTCAATTACAAAAGCAGCGCGATATGCTCATTAGGATAAATCCTAAAAAGCAATGTAATACTGTGCAAATGGGAGCTTTGGTAGAAACTGATAAAGGAGCCTATTTTATTTCCACAGGCTTAGGGCAAATTAAGCATGAGGGAAGCTTGATTTTTGCTATTGCTCCTACTTCTCCTGTGGCGCAAGCTATGCTTGGCAAATCTGTGAATGACACTTTTGAATTTAACTCAACTAAGCAAACCATTCACTCTATTGCGTAG
- a CDS encoding PrsW family intramembrane metalloprotease — MLILAICALLLFGYLGLQDYSDAKSTGNVKALRLQKRGIFISIGVIVSSLLLVLLILPHILGAEFALSSDRKTVLGIAIGFSLLISFIWYTYLSWLDIYEKEKVGTLILTFILAAASSFLVFPIGDLVHPHTYSLDGTFWNDLQYCIVNIGMIEEFVKILPFLIILKLTKAINESYDYILHGGICALGFAAVENSLYLRNTDLFVLNGRAMISTVSHMFDTGIICYSMAMARYKKKNVLVAMLYGYLLASVAHGFYDFWLISEGYQYPMVTIAFFLASIHIFTIMKNNLINISEYFDDTKRVEADRNKFRLFNLLLFIMFGGYVAIYLINGSGAANAFIKDGLLYNSYILVYLAVSFGSINVVNGYVAPIKLGTRFFLPLINRHPNYLGLPFVLKPTTREPLDEVKLLVDLLPLKGHFSKRLVVNQNFNWYYFTPAQYDESLRELGVQIIICPAKFDRNLKDQKDHIVHVGFIKNEEDINEVELDLNQVKGLPSMLMQYQPTQ; from the coding sequence ATGCTTATACTGGCAATCTGCGCACTTCTCTTATTCGGATATCTTGGATTACAGGATTATTCTGATGCCAAATCAACGGGAAATGTAAAAGCCCTAAGACTTCAAAAGCGCGGAATATTTATTAGTATCGGAGTTATAGTTTCTTCACTGCTTCTCGTTTTGTTGATACTTCCACATATTCTTGGTGCTGAGTTTGCGTTGTCTTCAGACCGAAAAACAGTACTAGGAATCGCCATCGGCTTTTCGCTGCTCATATCCTTCATCTGGTACACATATCTTTCGTGGCTTGACATCTACGAGAAGGAAAAAGTGGGAACACTTATTTTAACCTTCATTTTAGCGGCAGCTAGCTCATTTTTAGTGTTTCCAATTGGTGATTTGGTGCATCCCCATACTTATAGCTTGGATGGTACTTTTTGGAACGACCTGCAGTATTGTATTGTAAATATTGGGATGATAGAGGAATTTGTGAAAATTCTACCGTTCCTTATTATTCTAAAGCTTACCAAAGCAATTAATGAATCATACGATTACATTCTTCACGGTGGCATTTGTGCCTTAGGATTTGCTGCGGTTGAGAATTCGCTTTATCTGAGAAATACTGACCTTTTTGTGCTAAACGGAAGAGCTATGATTAGCACTGTGAGCCACATGTTTGATACCGGAATAATTTGCTACAGCATGGCCATGGCACGTTATAAAAAGAAAAACGTTTTAGTAGCGATGCTCTACGGCTATTTGCTGGCTAGTGTTGCTCATGGCTTTTATGATTTTTGGCTAATCAGCGAAGGCTACCAATACCCTATGGTTACTATTGCGTTTTTTCTAGCCAGCATTCACATCTTTACTATCATGAAAAATAATCTTATCAATATTTCAGAATATTTTGATGATACTAAAAGGGTAGAGGCCGATAGAAATAAGTTCAGACTTTTTAATCTGCTTCTCTTTATAATGTTTGGCGGCTATGTGGCGATATATCTGATAAATGGCAGTGGGGCAGCTAATGCTTTTATCAAGGATGGCCTACTTTACAACAGTTATATCCTGGTGTACTTGGCCGTAAGTTTTGGAAGTATAAATGTGGTGAATGGTTATGTAGCTCCAATAAAGCTGGGTACACGGTTTTTCCTGCCTTTAATCAATCGCCACCCAAATTATTTAGGACTTCCTTTTGTATTGAAGCCAACAACTAGAGAGCCTTTGGACGAAGTGAAACTGTTGGTAGATTTACTTCCCTTAAAAGGACATTTTAGCAAAAGGTTGGTGGTAAACCAAAATTTCAACTGGTATTATTTTACACCTGCGCAGTATGATGAATCGCTTCGTGAATTAGGTGTTCAAATCATAATTTGCCCCGCCAAGTTTGATAGAAACCTAAAAGATCAGAAAGATCATATTGTGCATGTTGGATTTATAAAAAATGAAGAAGACATAAACGAGGTAGAATTAGATTTAAATCAAGTAAAAGGATTGCCAAGCATGTTGATGCAATACCAGCCTACGCAATAG
- a CDS encoding DUF6265 family protein, which produces MLYLSLLLSFYITAQPQPDNSNFDWLVGTWAEINNTETEQTFEVWEKLGKDTYQGMGYSLKDGDTTFVEELSIANIYGVMHYTADVPGNEEPVSFEIVKSTKSGFICGNPQNDFPKKIEYQYDGDVLTATISGGGKSKTFNFVKQ; this is translated from the coding sequence ATGCTTTATCTATCTCTATTGCTTTCATTCTATATTACCGCGCAGCCACAACCTGATAATTCAAATTTTGACTGGCTAGTAGGAACTTGGGCAGAAATAAATAATACCGAAACGGAGCAAACATTTGAAGTGTGGGAAAAGTTAGGCAAGGATACTTATCAAGGTATGGGATATAGCCTAAAAGATGGTGACACCACTTTTGTGGAGGAGCTTTCAATAGCCAATATATATGGAGTAATGCATTATACTGCAGATGTTCCTGGTAATGAAGAGCCGGTTAGTTTTGAAATAGTTAAATCCACAAAAAGTGGTTTTATATGTGGAAATCCACAAAACGACTTTCCTAAGAAGATAGAATATCAGTATGATGGTGATGTTTTAACGGCTACAATTTCTGGTGGTGGCAAATCCAAGACTTTCAATTTTGTGAAGCAATAA
- a CDS encoding DEAD/DEAH box helicase → MKIKKLMLEMKRSIVRVEKTNGIFAPNFKIIDLKNFEALGLSSPVLKALSEMGFENPTEIQSQAIPLLLSKPQDFIGLAQTGTGKTAAFGLPLIDLIEVEEKRTQALILAPTRELAQQIGKQLADFSKHLGRLNIVCVFGGASISGQMSEVRRGAQIIVATPGRLIDLTKRGAVKLSSLEYIILDEADEMLNMGFKDDLDYILAQAPEEKITWLFSATMPAEIKRIVKNYMVNPAEVKVNQGNIVNTNIEHQYAVLKASDKTEALRRLLDFDPAMYGVVFTRTKRDAQKVAEDLVESGYAAEPLHGDLSQAQRDAVMRRFRAGTLQMLIATDVAARGIDVDNLTHVVHFALPDDPEYYTHRSGRTARAGKKGVSLSLITKGDMRRVKYLESKLGIKFEKALIPEIAEIAKNRVSHWADKLANQEISKMLEFEMMQTAEMALQAFTREEIIAKFISGQLDRVTKKNSISDLNDTSRSSSRDDRGGRDDRGRGRRDRGERGERGGRDRDGREAGMHRFFINLGTMDNLNKGGLLRFICDNTGLTSRDVGRISLDQRHTLFDVSEDASAKIASLNEKQYDGRDIRVNRDDDKGRKRPSGGKRGGGKGKPQRGGNRKGRF, encoded by the coding sequence ATGAAAATCAAAAAGTTAATGCTTGAAATGAAGAGGAGTATAGTTAGAGTTGAAAAAACAAATGGTATCTTCGCGCCCAATTTTAAGATAATAGATTTGAAGAATTTTGAAGCCTTAGGGCTTTCGTCACCTGTTCTTAAAGCCCTTAGTGAAATGGGATTTGAGAACCCTACCGAGATCCAAAGCCAAGCCATTCCGTTGTTACTTTCTAAGCCTCAAGACTTTATAGGTCTTGCACAAACAGGCACAGGAAAAACAGCAGCATTTGGTTTGCCGCTTATCGATCTTATTGAGGTAGAAGAAAAACGCACACAAGCCCTTATTTTGGCGCCTACTCGTGAATTGGCGCAGCAAATAGGAAAGCAGTTAGCGGACTTTTCTAAGCACTTGGGACGCCTAAACATAGTATGTGTTTTTGGCGGGGCCAGCATTAGCGGCCAAATGTCAGAAGTTAGGAGGGGGGCACAAATTATTGTGGCGACTCCTGGTCGATTGATTGACCTCACCAAACGTGGAGCTGTAAAGCTTTCCAGTCTTGAATATATCATTCTGGATGAAGCTGATGAAATGCTGAATATGGGATTCAAGGATGATTTGGATTACATTTTGGCGCAAGCACCTGAAGAAAAAATCACATGGCTTTTTTCGGCTACAATGCCAGCTGAAATTAAGCGTATTGTAAAAAATTACATGGTAAACCCGGCTGAAGTAAAAGTAAACCAGGGGAACATTGTAAATACAAATATTGAACATCAATATGCCGTACTTAAGGCATCAGACAAAACTGAAGCCCTTCGCAGGCTTTTGGATTTTGACCCTGCCATGTATGGTGTAGTTTTTACCCGTACCAAGCGTGATGCGCAAAAAGTAGCCGAAGATTTGGTTGAAAGTGGTTATGCCGCTGAGCCTCTTCACGGTGATCTTTCGCAGGCACAGCGTGATGCTGTAATGAGAAGATTTAGAGCCGGAACACTACAAATGCTTATTGCTACAGACGTGGCAGCTCGTGGTATTGATGTAGACAATCTTACTCACGTAGTACATTTTGCATTGCCAGATGATCCCGAATATTACACACACCGAAGTGGTCGCACCGCTCGTGCTGGTAAAAAAGGAGTATCTCTTTCTCTAATCACCAAAGGTGATATGCGTAGGGTAAAATATCTAGAAAGCAAATTGGGAATTAAGTTTGAAAAAGCGCTAATTCCTGAAATCGCTGAAATCGCAAAGAATAGAGTTTCGCATTGGGCTGATAAATTGGCTAACCAAGAGATCAGCAAAATGCTTGAGTTTGAAATGATGCAAACTGCAGAAATGGCTCTACAAGCTTTTACTCGCGAAGAAATCATTGCTAAATTCATTAGCGGACAGCTTGATAGAGTAACCAAGAAAAACTCAATCAGTGATCTTAATGATACATCCCGTTCATCATCTAGAGATGATAGAGGTGGCCGTGATGATAGAGGTAGAGGAAGACGTGATAGAGGTGAACGAGGAGAGCGTGGTGGTCGTGATAGAGATGGAAGAGAGGCAGGAATGCATCGCTTTTTTATCAATCTAGGTACTATGGATAACCTTAATAAAGGTGGTCTTCTTCGTTTTATTTGTGATAACACAGGCCTTACCAGTCGTGATGTTGGACGTATTTCTTTAGACCAGCGTCATACATTATTTGATGTAAGCGAAGATGCTTCAGCAAAAATTGCTAGCCTTAATGAAAAGCAATATGACGGTAGAGATATCAGAGTAAACCGTGATGACGACAAGGGGCGCAAACGTCCTTCTGGAGGAAAACGCGGTGGTGGAAAAGGAAAACCACAAAGAGGTGGTAACCGTAAAGGGCGCTTTTAG
- a CDS encoding thiol-disulfide oxidoreductase DCC family protein → MFQKIDKTKYAPHSKPIMVWDGECGFCKYWTTRWSKFTGTKVIYEPYQTASERFEDIDEVHFRQASRLIEPDGRVYSGPRSAYRTFTYGSKWGFLDAWYENKKWLQSLSDKAYSWVEKNRNFLFKLTKALFGSDPNEVRPFWLIYLGVILYFIYMGF, encoded by the coding sequence TTGTTCCAAAAAATTGATAAAACAAAATACGCTCCTCATTCAAAACCTATAATGGTTTGGGATGGGGAGTGTGGTTTTTGTAAATACTGGACCACACGCTGGTCTAAATTTACTGGCACCAAAGTAATTTATGAGCCATATCAAACGGCTTCTGAAAGATTTGAAGATATTGACGAAGTACACTTCAGACAGGCCAGCAGACTTATAGAACCAGATGGGCGTGTATATAGCGGACCCCGATCAGCCTATCGCACCTTTACCTATGGTAGCAAATGGGGTTTTCTAGATGCTTGGTATGAAAATAAAAAATGGCTTCAATCCTTGAGTGACAAGGCTTATAGCTGGGTGGAAAAGAACCGCAATTTCTTGTTCAAGCTTACCAAAGCACTTTTTGGATCAGATCCAAATGAGGTTCGGCCCTTTTGGTTAATCTACTTAGGCGTAATTCTATATTTCATTTATATGGGGTTTTAA
- a CDS encoding SDR family oxidoreductase encodes MKVLVVGANGQIGNKVVKKLADHNHQVLAMVRKEEQRSNVEGKNVKAVVADLEGDLSPAFGEKLDAVIFAAGSGAGTGVDKTEAIDNRGAKKTIDEAVKHNVRRYLIVSSIGTDNPESGPEELRPYLLAKSSADQHLVQSGLDYTIVRPGMLKNDSGTGSVQAAEKLKDYSDSSISRTDVATALVEILDKPNTHQKVIELINGKTPIPDAIGNI; translated from the coding sequence ATGAAAGTATTAGTAGTAGGAGCAAATGGCCAAATAGGCAATAAAGTAGTAAAGAAACTAGCTGACCACAACCATCAGGTTTTAGCAATGGTACGAAAGGAGGAACAGCGATCTAATGTGGAAGGAAAAAATGTGAAGGCCGTGGTGGCAGATTTGGAAGGAGATCTAAGCCCTGCTTTTGGTGAAAAGCTAGATGCTGTAATTTTTGCAGCCGGAAGTGGAGCTGGTACTGGTGTGGATAAAACTGAGGCTATAGATAATAGAGGGGCCAAAAAAACTATTGATGAAGCGGTAAAACATAATGTAAGACGCTATCTAATTGTAAGCTCTATAGGGACGGATAATCCTGAAAGTGGGCCTGAGGAATTACGTCCATATCTATTAGCCAAATCTTCGGCTGACCAGCATCTGGTACAAAGTGGCTTGGATTATACCATTGTAAGACCGGGGATGCTTAAAAATGATAGTGGGACAGGAAGTGTACAAGCCGCTGAAAAACTTAAAGACTATTCAGATAGCTCTATTAGTAGAACAGATGTGGCCACGGCTCTGGTAGAAATATTGGACAAGCCAAACACCCATCAAAAGGTGATTGAATTGATAAATGGTAAAACTCCTATTCCAGATGCTATCGGAAACATTTAG